One Alkalihalobacterium alkalinitrilicum DNA window includes the following coding sequences:
- a CDS encoding HK97-gp10 family putative phage morphogenesis protein, whose product MKINIKVNGLDKLQKELKRYAKEKPEGLKKIVAETAVSVEGGAIARAPVDTGNLKNSMGIRFENDGATAEVFNSANYSQWVEYGSYKAAAQPFLYPSWEQQSKNYMQALINEMKKV is encoded by the coding sequence TTGAAGATTAATATTAAGGTGAATGGTTTAGACAAGTTACAAAAAGAACTTAAGCGATACGCAAAAGAAAAACCTGAAGGATTAAAAAAAATTGTTGCTGAAACTGCTGTATCTGTAGAGGGTGGTGCTATTGCCCGTGCACCTGTAGATACAGGTAACTTAAAGAATTCAATGGGGATCAGATTTGAAAATGATGGTGCAACGGCTGAAGTTTTCAATTCAGCTAATTATTCTCAATGGGTAGAGTACGGTAGTTATAAGGCCGCTGCACAACCTTTCCTTTATCCTTCCTGGGAACAACAAAGTAAAAACTATATGCAAGCCCTTATAAACGAAATGAAGAAGGTATAA
- a CDS encoding Com family DNA-binding transcriptional regulator — translation MEAVLIAVRCCKCNKLLGKLEINAKAELKCPKCKTMNKIK, via the coding sequence ATGGAAGCGGTTCTGATAGCTGTTAGGTGTTGCAAGTGCAATAAATTACTCGGTAAGTTAGAAATTAACGCAAAAGCTGAGTTGAAGTGTCCTAAGTGTAAGACAATGAACAAAATTAAATAA